A section of the Sebastes fasciatus isolate fSebFas1 chromosome 5, fSebFas1.pri, whole genome shotgun sequence genome encodes:
- the tubgcp5 gene encoding gamma-tubulin complex component 5 isoform X1 has product MTHWSLFEKETERETRRLIRCISGMEEDEDDQNQNLQLALKFASSNFKFHRFLDVDSHKVQRSITGIYEKLMVHSDESKAESWKRLTEEFLNSPLPNTDGTKNDAHYSVLSLLLFLSGSPSNTNFTERPRIKEAEEVDDFDWPKYLMEGEDIDIGPYPDTPEWSEEESEDDDSQQPISREDSGIQADRTPQDDQDNNNKTVPVTWKVGEPDARVWLEQHVVTPYWVAHAPRFPHSLHLHSNLLNVWDQHLYNTDPLYLPEEKAFVTETQVIRETLWLLSGVKKHFIFQHHDGKVSVRNNVVVTHLTSNCLRSVLEHIAVYGQAVFRLQRFIDEVTGHSSEPCPPGSGSSYSSKKGSEPPFRTYQAFVWALNKYFTSFKEELTTIEREIICNDETVTLSAVLERLTPHLAQIKVLHKVFCTGVAEVPPDTPNVVRASHLLNTLYKAIIEYDSVGEASEQAVALLFSLWTETVRPYLEIVDEWIVHGHLFDPAKEFIIQRNKDVPVNHRDFWYATYTLYSVSETVDNEEKLSNDAASGSSGGDQSSSNRQLTMVSFLKPVLKQIIMAGKSMQLLKNLDCKETEQSDRSSRDAERKSLYTLFLESVQSRLCSQEESPTDTVTEQQATRRSLIKMQSIITQHLEIEDVHDPLLAINFARLYLEQSDFHERFSGGDFIVDRSSQAVTCQTFELTLRSCLYPHIEKRYIECCGNLMRTLKKDYRLLGYLQAMRNYFLLEAGDTMYDFYTAIFDKVQEKESWQQLSFLNAQLQEAVGQRHPEDSSRLSIFLETMDPARKKHPVNNLEVLTLGYKVPWPVDIVISSECQKIYNQVFLLLLQIKWAKYSLDTLRFSDFTDVTKKLEEGSLAEEVKVKEPINQQIHRMCLLRVKLMHFVNSLHNYIMTRILHSTGLEFQHQVQEAKDLDQLIKIHYRYLATIHDRCLLREKVSFVKEAIMKVLNLVLIFSDRWQAGFGAWKIESIDKMESDFKNCHMFLVTILNKAVCRGSFPHLESLALSLMAGFEQC; this is encoded by the exons ATGACTCACTGGAGCCTCTTCGAGAAGGAGACCGAGAGAGAAACCAGGAGGCTGATCAGATGTATCAGCGGgatggaggaggacgaggacgaccagaaccagaacctgcAGCTGGCTCTCAAGTTCGCCTCGTCCAACTTCAA GTTTCATCGGTTCTTGGACGTGGACAGTCATAAAGTCCAACGCAGTATAACAGG AATCTATGAGAAGCTGATGGTCCACTCAGACGAGAGTAAAGCAGAAAGCTGGAAGAGGCTGACTGAAGAGTTCCTGAACTCACCTTTACCCAACACAGATGGAACAAAG AATGATGCTCACTACAGCGTCCTGTCGCTGCTGCTCTTCTTATCGGGGTCCCCCTCCAACACAAACTTTACTGAGAGACCCAGAATAAAGGAGGCTG AAGAAGTGGACGACTTTGACTGGCCTAAATATCTGATGGAGGGTGAGGACATAGACATCGGACCGTACCCAGACACCCCC GAGTGGTCTGAGGAGGAGAGCGAGGACGATGACAGCCAGCAACCAATCAGCAGGGAGGACTCTGGGATCCAGGCGGACAGAACGCCGCAGGACGAccaggacaacaacaacaagacagTTCCAGTCACATGGAAAG TGGGTGAGCCTGACGCCCGGGTCTGGCTGGAGCAGCACGTAGTGACTCCGTACTGGGTCGCTCATGCTCCTCGTTTTCCTCACAGCCTACATTTACACTCCAACCTGCTCAATGTATG GGATCAACACTTGTATAACACGGATCCGTTGTATCTGCCAGAAGAGAAGGCCTTTGTCACAGAGACACAAGTCATCCGGGAGACGCTGTG gCTTCTCTCCGGGGTGAAGAAACACTTTATATTCCAACACCACGACGGAAAAGTGTCAGTGAGGAACAACGTGGTGGTGACTCATTTGACCAGC AACTGTCTGCGCTCGGTTCTGGAGCACATCGCCGTATACGGCCAGGCGGTGTTCAGGCTGCAGAGGTTCATAGACGAGGTGACGGGCCACAGCTCGGAGCCGTGCCCGCCGGGATCCGGTTCCTCCTACAGCTCCAAGAAGGGCTCCGAGCCTCCCTTCAGGACCTACCAGGCCTTTGTGTGGGCACTCAACAAGTACTTCACCAGCTTCAAAGAGGAGCTGACCACAATTGAGAGGGAGATCATATGTAAtg ATGAGACGGTGACCCTGTCTGCAGTCCTGGAGCGACTCACCCCTCACTTGGCCCAGATCAAAGTGCTCCACAAAGTCTTCTGCACCGGGGTCGCTGAGGTCCCCCCCGACACCCCCAACGTGGTCCGGGCCTCTCACCTGCTCAACACCCTGTACAAGGCCATCATAGAGTACGACAGCGTCGGGGAGGCGTCAGAGCAGGCG GTGGCCTTGTTGTTCTCTCTGTGGACGGAGACAGTCAGACCGTATCTGGAGATCGTGGATGAATGGATTGTTCACGGCCACCTGTTTGACCCGGCTAAGGAGTTCATCATCCAGAG GAACAAAGACGTCCCAGTGAACCACCGGGACTTCTGGTACGCCACCTACACGCTGTACAGCGTGTCTGAGACGGTGGACAACGAGGAGAAGCTGAGCAACGACGCCGCCAGCGGCAGCTCCGGAGGGGACCAGAGCTCCAGCAACAGGCAGCTCACCATGGTGTCCTTCCTCAAACCCGTCCTCAAGCAGATCATCATGGCCGGGAAGTCCATGCAGCTGCTCAAAAACCTGGACTGCAAGGAGACGGAGCAGTCAGACAGATCCTCCAGAG atgcagagaggaagagtttATACACTTTGTTTCTGGAGTCGGTTCAGTCACGTCTCTGCAGCCAGGAGGAGTCGCCCACCGACACCGTGACCGAGCAGCAGGCCACGAGGAGGAGCCTCATCAAGATGCAGTCCATCATCACTCAGCACCTGGAGATAGAAGACGTCCACGACCCGCTGCTGGCCATCAACTTTGCCAG GCTGTACCTGGAGCAGAGTGACTTCCACGAGCGTTTCTCTGGAGGGGATTTCATCGTGGACCGCTCCTCTCAGGCCGTCACCTGCCAGACGTTCGAGCTCACGCTGCGCTCCTGTCTCTACCCGCACATCGAGAAGAGGTACATTGAATGCTGCGGCAACCTCATGAGGACTCTGAAGAAAGACTACAG GCTACTGGGATACCTCCAAGCTATGAGGAACTACTTCCTGCTGGAAGCCGGAGACACCATGTACGACTTCTACACAGCTATCTTTGACAAGgtgcaggagaaggagagctGGCAGCAGCTGTCGTTCCTCAACGCTCAGCTGCAGGAGGCGGTGGGACAGCGCCACCCAGAGGACAGCAGCAG GTTGTCAATCTTCTTGGAGACCATGGACCCCGCCAGGAAAAAACATCCTGTGAATAATCTGGAAGTGCTGACCCTGGGTTACAAG GTTCCCTGGCCCGTTGACATTGTGATCAGCTCTGAGTGTCAGAAGATCTACAATCAGGTGtttctcctcctgctgcagaTCAAATGGGCCAAATACAGTTTGGACACGCTTCGGTTCAGCG ATTTCACAGACGTCACTAAGAAGCTGGAGGAGGGGTCTCTGGCGGAGGAAGTGAAGGTCAAAGAGCCGATAAATCAACAGATTCACCGAATGTGTCTGCTGAGAGTCAAACTGATGCACTTTGTCAACAGTCTTCACAACTACATCATGACCAGG ATCCTTCACAGTACAGGACTGGAGTTTCAGCACCAAGTTCAGGAGGCTAAGGACCTGGACCAGCTGATCAAGATCCACTACAGATATCTGGCAACCATTCACGACCGCTGCCTGCTGAGGGAGAAG
- the tubgcp5 gene encoding gamma-tubulin complex component 5 isoform X2, which translates to MTHWSLFEKETERETRRLIRCISGMEEDEDDQNQNLQLALKFASSNFKFHRFLDVDSHKVQRSITGIYEKLMVHSDESKAESWKRLTEEFLNSPLPNTDGTKNDAHYSVLSLLLFLSGSPSNTNFTERPRIKEAEVDDFDWPKYLMEGEDIDIGPYPDTPEWSEEESEDDDSQQPISREDSGIQADRTPQDDQDNNNKTVPVTWKVGEPDARVWLEQHVVTPYWVAHAPRFPHSLHLHSNLLNVWDQHLYNTDPLYLPEEKAFVTETQVIRETLWLLSGVKKHFIFQHHDGKVSVRNNVVVTHLTSNCLRSVLEHIAVYGQAVFRLQRFIDEVTGHSSEPCPPGSGSSYSSKKGSEPPFRTYQAFVWALNKYFTSFKEELTTIEREIICNDETVTLSAVLERLTPHLAQIKVLHKVFCTGVAEVPPDTPNVVRASHLLNTLYKAIIEYDSVGEASEQAVALLFSLWTETVRPYLEIVDEWIVHGHLFDPAKEFIIQRNKDVPVNHRDFWYATYTLYSVSETVDNEEKLSNDAASGSSGGDQSSSNRQLTMVSFLKPVLKQIIMAGKSMQLLKNLDCKETEQSDRSSRDAERKSLYTLFLESVQSRLCSQEESPTDTVTEQQATRRSLIKMQSIITQHLEIEDVHDPLLAINFARLYLEQSDFHERFSGGDFIVDRSSQAVTCQTFELTLRSCLYPHIEKRYIECCGNLMRTLKKDYRLLGYLQAMRNYFLLEAGDTMYDFYTAIFDKVQEKESWQQLSFLNAQLQEAVGQRHPEDSSRLSIFLETMDPARKKHPVNNLEVLTLGYKVPWPVDIVISSECQKIYNQVFLLLLQIKWAKYSLDTLRFSDFTDVTKKLEEGSLAEEVKVKEPINQQIHRMCLLRVKLMHFVNSLHNYIMTRILHSTGLEFQHQVQEAKDLDQLIKIHYRYLATIHDRCLLREKVSFVKEAIMKVLNLVLIFSDRWQAGFGAWKIESIDKMESDFKNCHMFLVTILNKAVCRGSFPHLESLALSLMAGFEQC; encoded by the exons ATGACTCACTGGAGCCTCTTCGAGAAGGAGACCGAGAGAGAAACCAGGAGGCTGATCAGATGTATCAGCGGgatggaggaggacgaggacgaccagaaccagaacctgcAGCTGGCTCTCAAGTTCGCCTCGTCCAACTTCAA GTTTCATCGGTTCTTGGACGTGGACAGTCATAAAGTCCAACGCAGTATAACAGG AATCTATGAGAAGCTGATGGTCCACTCAGACGAGAGTAAAGCAGAAAGCTGGAAGAGGCTGACTGAAGAGTTCCTGAACTCACCTTTACCCAACACAGATGGAACAAAG AATGATGCTCACTACAGCGTCCTGTCGCTGCTGCTCTTCTTATCGGGGTCCCCCTCCAACACAAACTTTACTGAGAGACCCAGAATAAAGGAGGCTG AAGTGGACGACTTTGACTGGCCTAAATATCTGATGGAGGGTGAGGACATAGACATCGGACCGTACCCAGACACCCCC GAGTGGTCTGAGGAGGAGAGCGAGGACGATGACAGCCAGCAACCAATCAGCAGGGAGGACTCTGGGATCCAGGCGGACAGAACGCCGCAGGACGAccaggacaacaacaacaagacagTTCCAGTCACATGGAAAG TGGGTGAGCCTGACGCCCGGGTCTGGCTGGAGCAGCACGTAGTGACTCCGTACTGGGTCGCTCATGCTCCTCGTTTTCCTCACAGCCTACATTTACACTCCAACCTGCTCAATGTATG GGATCAACACTTGTATAACACGGATCCGTTGTATCTGCCAGAAGAGAAGGCCTTTGTCACAGAGACACAAGTCATCCGGGAGACGCTGTG gCTTCTCTCCGGGGTGAAGAAACACTTTATATTCCAACACCACGACGGAAAAGTGTCAGTGAGGAACAACGTGGTGGTGACTCATTTGACCAGC AACTGTCTGCGCTCGGTTCTGGAGCACATCGCCGTATACGGCCAGGCGGTGTTCAGGCTGCAGAGGTTCATAGACGAGGTGACGGGCCACAGCTCGGAGCCGTGCCCGCCGGGATCCGGTTCCTCCTACAGCTCCAAGAAGGGCTCCGAGCCTCCCTTCAGGACCTACCAGGCCTTTGTGTGGGCACTCAACAAGTACTTCACCAGCTTCAAAGAGGAGCTGACCACAATTGAGAGGGAGATCATATGTAAtg ATGAGACGGTGACCCTGTCTGCAGTCCTGGAGCGACTCACCCCTCACTTGGCCCAGATCAAAGTGCTCCACAAAGTCTTCTGCACCGGGGTCGCTGAGGTCCCCCCCGACACCCCCAACGTGGTCCGGGCCTCTCACCTGCTCAACACCCTGTACAAGGCCATCATAGAGTACGACAGCGTCGGGGAGGCGTCAGAGCAGGCG GTGGCCTTGTTGTTCTCTCTGTGGACGGAGACAGTCAGACCGTATCTGGAGATCGTGGATGAATGGATTGTTCACGGCCACCTGTTTGACCCGGCTAAGGAGTTCATCATCCAGAG GAACAAAGACGTCCCAGTGAACCACCGGGACTTCTGGTACGCCACCTACACGCTGTACAGCGTGTCTGAGACGGTGGACAACGAGGAGAAGCTGAGCAACGACGCCGCCAGCGGCAGCTCCGGAGGGGACCAGAGCTCCAGCAACAGGCAGCTCACCATGGTGTCCTTCCTCAAACCCGTCCTCAAGCAGATCATCATGGCCGGGAAGTCCATGCAGCTGCTCAAAAACCTGGACTGCAAGGAGACGGAGCAGTCAGACAGATCCTCCAGAG atgcagagaggaagagtttATACACTTTGTTTCTGGAGTCGGTTCAGTCACGTCTCTGCAGCCAGGAGGAGTCGCCCACCGACACCGTGACCGAGCAGCAGGCCACGAGGAGGAGCCTCATCAAGATGCAGTCCATCATCACTCAGCACCTGGAGATAGAAGACGTCCACGACCCGCTGCTGGCCATCAACTTTGCCAG GCTGTACCTGGAGCAGAGTGACTTCCACGAGCGTTTCTCTGGAGGGGATTTCATCGTGGACCGCTCCTCTCAGGCCGTCACCTGCCAGACGTTCGAGCTCACGCTGCGCTCCTGTCTCTACCCGCACATCGAGAAGAGGTACATTGAATGCTGCGGCAACCTCATGAGGACTCTGAAGAAAGACTACAG GCTACTGGGATACCTCCAAGCTATGAGGAACTACTTCCTGCTGGAAGCCGGAGACACCATGTACGACTTCTACACAGCTATCTTTGACAAGgtgcaggagaaggagagctGGCAGCAGCTGTCGTTCCTCAACGCTCAGCTGCAGGAGGCGGTGGGACAGCGCCACCCAGAGGACAGCAGCAG GTTGTCAATCTTCTTGGAGACCATGGACCCCGCCAGGAAAAAACATCCTGTGAATAATCTGGAAGTGCTGACCCTGGGTTACAAG GTTCCCTGGCCCGTTGACATTGTGATCAGCTCTGAGTGTCAGAAGATCTACAATCAGGTGtttctcctcctgctgcagaTCAAATGGGCCAAATACAGTTTGGACACGCTTCGGTTCAGCG ATTTCACAGACGTCACTAAGAAGCTGGAGGAGGGGTCTCTGGCGGAGGAAGTGAAGGTCAAAGAGCCGATAAATCAACAGATTCACCGAATGTGTCTGCTGAGAGTCAAACTGATGCACTTTGTCAACAGTCTTCACAACTACATCATGACCAGG ATCCTTCACAGTACAGGACTGGAGTTTCAGCACCAAGTTCAGGAGGCTAAGGACCTGGACCAGCTGATCAAGATCCACTACAGATATCTGGCAACCATTCACGACCGCTGCCTGCTGAGGGAGAAG
- the chst7 gene encoding carbohydrate sulfotransferase 7 — translation MKRRLHKKYLLLILMYSGLLLLIPYVLDYRDKSGVRGNNLLQQQSRCPELQDAVAQLWDHHHQHHLHHVNGTEEEQQQQHAVNRSRTRVNIYLHATWRTGSSFLGELFNQHPGVFYLYEPMWHIWQALYPGDAGSLQGAVRDMMSALYRCDFSVLKLYSGPNQNLTTAFMFGWKMNKVICSKPLCDAHLRHQVGLVREDLCAKCPKRDIRELERECMKYPVMVIKGVRVLDLSTLVPLMKDPEVNLQVIQLFRDPRAVHNSRLKSKQALVKESIQVLRSKKQMDKYKRLLVPSSRVNRAESYVSSAMELICENWLSDLLLVLNAPPWVRRSYMRVRYEDLVLRPLEELQRLFNFSNLSSFPDLDRFALNMTHGQGYSSDRPFLISSRDAKEAIYAWRERLSVEQIQQVEAYCSEVMRQLGYEKNQKNSPDKTS, via the exons atgaagaggaggctcCACAAGAAGTACCTGCTGTTGATCCTGATGTACTcaggtctgctgctgctgatcccCTACGTGTTGGACTACCGGGATAAATCCGGTGTGCGCGGTAACaacctgctgcagcagcagtccaGATGTCCGGAGCTGCAGGACGCGGTGGCGCAGCTCTGggaccatcatcatcaacatcatcttcatcatgttaaCGGTaccgaggaggagcagcagcagcagcacgcgGTGAACCGGAGCCGGACCCGGGTGAACATCTACCTGCACGCCACCTGGAGGACAGGATCCTCGTTCCTGGGCGAGCTGTTCAACCAGCATCCAGGTGTGTTCTACCTGTACGAGCCCATGTGGCACATCTGGCAGGCTCTGTATCCGGGTGATGCGGGCAGCCTGCAGGGCGCCGTGCGCGACATGATGAGCGCGCTCTACAGGTGCGACTTCTCCGTGCTCAAACTGTACTCCGGTCCGAACCAGAACCTCACCACCGCCTTCATGTTCGGCTGGAAGATGAACAAG GTGATCTGCTCCAAGCCGCTGTGCGACGCTCACCTGCGTCACCAGGTGGGTCTGGTGCGCGAGGATCTGTGCGCAAAGTGCCCGAAGAGAGACATCAGGGAGCTGGAGAGGGAGTGCATGAAGTACCCGGTGATGGTGATCAAAGGAGTCCGGGTTCTGGACCTGAGCACGCTGGTTCCGTTGATGAAAGACCCGGAGGTGAACCTGCAGGTCATCCAGCTGTTCAGGGACCCGAGGGCCGTGCACAACTCCCGGCTGAAGTCCAAGCAGGCTCTGGTGAAGGAGAGCATCCAGGTTCTGAGGAGCAAGAAGCAGATGGATAAATACAAGAGGCTGCTGGTTCCGAGCAGCCGGGTGAACCGGGCCGAGAGCTACGTGTCCAGCGCCATGGAGCTCATCTGTGAGAACTGGCTGAGCGACCTGCTGCTGGTTCTGAACGCTCCTCCATGGGTccggaggagctacatgagggtCCGCTACGAGGACCTGGTCCTGAGgcctctggaggagctgcagagacTCTTCAACTTCTCCAACCTGTCCAGCTTCCCGGATCTGGACCGGTTCGCTCTGAACATGACGCACGGTCAGGGCTACTCCTCGGACCGGCCGTTCCTCATCTCATCCAGGGACGCCAAGGAGGCGATCTACGCCTGGAGGGAGAGACTCAGCGTGGAGCAGATCCAGCAGGTGGAGGCCTACTGCAGCGAGGTCATGAGGCAGCTGGGCTACGAGAAGAACCAGAAGAACAGCCCGGACAAGACCTCCTGA